The following coding sequences lie in one Synechococcus sp. PCC 7336 genomic window:
- the rplR gene encoding 50S ribosomal protein L18, whose protein sequence is MKLSRKQNTRRRHQRIRRKVTGTAACPRLAVYRSNQNIYAQVIDDAAQHTLVASSTLDAELRQALSPGSNQTAAAAVGKQVAERAIAAGIKQVVFDRGGKLYHGRVKALADAAREAGLEF, encoded by the coding sequence ATGAAACTGAGTCGAAAGCAAAACACCCGCCGCCGTCACCAGCGCATTCGCCGCAAGGTGACCGGAACTGCAGCATGCCCCCGTTTGGCGGTGTATCGCTCCAACCAAAATATCTACGCTCAAGTCATCGACGATGCTGCTCAGCACACCTTGGTGGCGTCTTCTACACTAGATGCAGAGTTGCGTCAGGCGCTGAGCCCGGGCAGCAACCAAACAGCGGCGGCGGCAGTGGGCAAGCAAGTGGCCGAACGGGCGATCGCCGCAGGGATTAAACAGGTGGTGTTCGATCGCGGCGGCAAGCTTTACCACGGTCGTGTCAAAGCTCTAGCCGATGCGGCTCGCGAAGCCGGTCTGGAGTTTTAG
- a CDS encoding endonuclease domain-containing protein, giving the protein MQEITKPLGVQPSPPAPLPRGEGSKNGEAHLTPPSPQGEGGRGDEGNTLTGKLRQIPRTLLERARELRSHQTSAEQILWECLRDRRLNHGKFRRQHNMGRYIADFYCHAAKLVIELDGGIHQTQIERDRERDAWMRSHSLTVLRLQNQQVFDDLEGVLQIVMEALTPSPSPRGEGSKNA; this is encoded by the coding sequence ATGCAGGAGATTACGAAGCCGCTGGGGGTACAGCCCTCACCCCCAGCCCCTCTCCCTCGGGGAGAGGGGAGCAAGAATGGAGAGGCGCATCTTACTCCCCCTTCTCCCCAGGGAGAAGGGGGCCGGGGGGATGAGGGCAATACCCTCACCGGCAAGCTCCGACAAATTCCCCGCACACTCTTAGAACGTGCCCGTGAATTACGATCGCATCAAACCTCAGCCGAGCAGATTCTATGGGAATGCTTGCGCGATCGCAGACTCAATCATGGCAAATTCAGACGACAGCACAATATGGGTCGCTACATCGCCGATTTTTACTGCCACGCGGCAAAGCTTGTCATTGAGCTGGATGGTGGAATCCATCAAACCCAAATCGAGCGGGATCGCGAGCGGGATGCTTGGATGCGATCGCATAGCCTGACTGTTCTGCGCTTGCAAAATCAACAGGTTTTTGATGACTTGGAAGGGGTGTTGCAGATAGTCATGGAGGCCCTCACCCCCAGCCCCTCTCCCCGGGGAGAGGGGAGCAAGAATGCCTGA
- the rplE gene encoding 50S ribosomal protein L5, which translates to MSQRLKTRYTEKLVPQLMQELGYKNIHQVPKLEKIVVNRGLGEASQNAKALEASLAEISKITGQRPVITRAKKAIASFKIREGMPVGLKVTLRREKMYAFLDRLLNVGLPRIRDFRGVSPKGFDGRGNYTIGVREQLIFPEISYDQIDQIRGMDISIVTTATDDNAGRALLKAFGMPFAS; encoded by the coding sequence ATGTCACAACGTCTCAAGACGCGCTACACCGAGAAACTCGTGCCGCAGCTCATGCAGGAGCTGGGTTACAAAAATATTCACCAGGTACCCAAGCTGGAGAAGATTGTTGTCAATCGCGGTTTGGGCGAAGCCTCCCAAAACGCCAAGGCGCTGGAAGCTTCGCTAGCTGAAATCAGCAAGATTACCGGTCAGCGTCCCGTGATTACGCGGGCCAAAAAGGCGATCGCCAGCTTCAAAATCCGGGAAGGCATGCCGGTCGGTCTCAAGGTCACCCTGCGGCGAGAAAAGATGTATGCGTTTCTCGATCGCCTGCTCAACGTCGGCCTGCCCCGAATCCGCGACTTTCGCGGCGTCAGCCCCAAGGGGTTTGACGGTCGCGGCAACTACACGATTGGCGTGCGGGAGCAACTGATTTTCCCCGAAATTAGTTACGACCAAATCGACCAAATCCGAGGCATGGACATTTCGATTGTCACCACCGCCACCGACGACAACGCCGGTCGAGCCCTGCTCAAAGCCTTCGGCATGCCCTTCGCTTCCTAG
- the rplV gene encoding 50S ribosomal protein L22: protein MATDTLEVKAIARTVRMSPSKVRRVLNQIRGRSYADALIILEFMPYAACEPVRKVLRSAVANAEHNEGLDATELYVSTAYADQGPTLKRFRPRAQGRAYQIQKKTCHITVSVSPIEA, encoded by the coding sequence ATGGCTACTGACACCCTAGAAGTGAAGGCGATCGCCCGGACAGTTCGCATGTCCCCCAGCAAAGTGCGCCGCGTCCTCAACCAGATTCGCGGTCGTTCTTATGCAGATGCGCTCATCATTCTGGAATTTATGCCCTACGCCGCCTGCGAACCCGTTCGCAAAGTCTTGCGATCGGCGGTGGCGAATGCCGAACACAACGAAGGTTTGGACGCAACGGAGCTCTACGTCAGCACTGCCTATGCGGACCAAGGCCCTACCCTGAAACGTTTTCGCCCTCGCGCCCAGGGTCGCGCTTACCAAATTCAGAAAAAGACCTGCCACATCACTGTGTCGGTCAGCCCCATCGAAGCGTAA
- the rpsC gene encoding 30S ribosomal protein S3: protein MGQKIHPTGFRLGITKTHRSRWFASPDRYPALLQEDHKIRAYLRKNLTNAGLADIAIERKADQIDLEVHTSRPGVVVGRGGSGIEALRVGLLKELDGSPAAEGGTRTVRINVVEVTRVDAEAALIAESIAQQLERRVSFRRVVRQSIQRAQRAGVEGIKIQISGRLNGAEIARSEWTREGRIPLHTLRANIDYAEHDAKTTFGIIGVKVWVFKGEILPGQELETRPAPTQQPKRRSQRRRPTFEDRSAAEG, encoded by the coding sequence ATGGGACAGAAGATTCATCCAACCGGCTTTCGCCTGGGCATCACCAAGACTCACCGCAGTCGCTGGTTTGCCAGCCCCGATCGCTATCCCGCCCTATTACAGGAAGACCATAAGATTCGCGCCTATCTGCGCAAGAATCTCACTAATGCGGGCTTGGCCGACATCGCGATCGAGCGCAAAGCCGACCAAATCGATCTGGAAGTTCACACCTCCCGTCCCGGTGTGGTGGTCGGTCGCGGCGGTTCTGGCATCGAAGCCCTCCGCGTCGGCCTGCTCAAAGAACTGGATGGCAGCCCCGCCGCTGAAGGGGGAACCCGCACCGTTCGCATCAACGTCGTGGAAGTCACTCGCGTCGATGCCGAAGCGGCCCTAATTGCCGAGAGCATTGCTCAACAACTGGAGCGCCGCGTCTCTTTCCGACGTGTTGTGCGCCAGTCGATCCAGCGGGCTCAACGGGCCGGGGTAGAGGGGATCAAGATTCAGATTAGCGGGCGTCTGAACGGAGCGGAAATCGCTCGTTCCGAGTGGACCCGCGAAGGCCGCATTCCGCTGCACACGTTGCGGGCCAATATCGACTATGCCGAACACGACGCCAAAACGACATTTGGCATCATCGGCGTCAAGGTTTGGGTCTTCAAGGGCGAGATCCTGCCCGGTCAAGAGCTGGAAACCCGCCCCGCTCCCACCCAACAGCCCAAGCGCCGCTCGCAGCGCCGCCGTCCCACATTTGAAGATCGTTCGGCAGCTGAGGGGTAA
- the rpsH gene encoding 30S ribosomal protein S8, translating to MAHTNDTISDMLTRIRNATLARKDAVTLPSTKMTRNIARVLTEEGFVEGFEEADARLGKDIVLSLKYKGKHRKPIITKLQRVSRPGLRVYKNRKDLPRVLGGIGIAIISTSSGIMTDRDARRSGIGGEVLCYVY from the coding sequence ATGGCGCACACAAACGACACTATCTCCGATATGCTCACCCGCATCCGCAATGCCACGCTGGCGCGGAAAGACGCGGTGACGCTACCGTCCACTAAGATGACCCGCAACATCGCTCGCGTATTGACCGAAGAAGGGTTTGTCGAGGGGTTCGAGGAGGCCGATGCCCGTCTTGGCAAGGACATTGTCTTGTCCCTCAAATACAAGGGCAAGCACCGCAAGCCGATCATCACCAAGCTACAGCGGGTCAGCCGTCCCGGCCTGCGGGTGTATAAGAACCGCAAAGATCTGCCCCGCGTATTGGGGGGCATTGGCATTGCCATCATTTCCACCTCTAGCGGCATCATGACGGATCGCGATGCCCGCCGCAGCGGCATTGGCGGCGAAGTCCTCTGCTACGTCTACTAA
- the rpsQ gene encoding 30S ribosomal protein S17, which produces MSETSQAKRRKERIGLVVSDKMDKTIVVAVESRISHSKYGKIVVRTHKYKAHDADNRCKQGDRVRIAETRPLSKTKRWEVADILTPGAKS; this is translated from the coding sequence GTGTCTGAAACAAGTCAAGCAAAGCGCCGCAAAGAGCGCATTGGCCTAGTGGTCAGCGACAAGATGGATAAAACCATCGTGGTGGCTGTCGAGAGTCGCATCTCCCATAGCAAGTACGGCAAGATTGTGGTCAGAACCCACAAGTATAAGGCCCACGATGCAGACAATCGCTGCAAGCAGGGCGATCGCGTCCGCATTGCCGAAACCCGGCCCCTGAGCAAAACTAAGCGCTGGGAAGTTGCTGACATCCTCACCCCAGGAGCGAAGTCATGA
- the rplB gene encoding 50S ribosomal protein L2: protein MAIRTFNPYTPSMRQHTASDFAEITTDEPEKSLVTHIHDKKGRNNRGVITSRHRGGGHKRLYRIIDFKRDKVGIPAKVATIEYDPNRNARICLLHYSDGEKRYILQPRSLKVGDTVISGEEAPFEIGNAMPLSRVPLGTVVHNVELYRGRGAQMVRSAGAGAQVVAKEGNYVTIKLPSSEVRMVRKECYATLGSVGNAEFANQNKGKAGRTRWAGRRPHVRGVAMNACDHPHGGGEGKAPIGRPSPLSPTGIPALGYKTRNRKKASGKLIVRGRKRGKSTR, encoded by the coding sequence ATGGCCATTCGTACCTTTAATCCCTATACCCCGAGTATGCGCCAGCATACTGCGTCGGACTTTGCCGAAATTACGACGGACGAGCCCGAAAAGTCCCTCGTGACCCACATCCACGACAAGAAGGGGCGCAACAATCGCGGCGTGATTACCAGTCGCCATCGCGGCGGCGGTCACAAACGCCTGTATCGCATCATCGATTTCAAGCGGGACAAAGTGGGTATCCCGGCGAAAGTGGCCACGATTGAGTACGATCCCAACCGCAATGCTCGCATTTGCCTGCTGCACTACAGCGATGGCGAAAAGCGCTATATCCTGCAGCCCCGCTCCCTCAAAGTGGGCGATACGGTGATCTCTGGCGAAGAGGCTCCGTTCGAGATTGGCAATGCCATGCCTCTATCCCGCGTGCCCCTCGGTACTGTAGTCCACAATGTCGAGCTGTATCGCGGTCGCGGCGCTCAGATGGTGCGCTCTGCCGGTGCGGGCGCTCAGGTGGTGGCAAAAGAGGGTAATTACGTCACCATCAAGCTGCCCTCTAGCGAAGTGCGGATGGTGCGCAAAGAGTGCTATGCGACGCTGGGCTCGGTGGGCAATGCCGAATTCGCCAATCAAAACAAGGGGAAAGCGGGGCGCACTCGCTGGGCCGGTCGCCGTCCACACGTTCGCGGTGTCGCCATGAACGCTTGCGACCACCCCCACGGCGGTGGTGAAGGCAAAGCCCCGATTGGCCGTCCTTCTCCTCTGTCCCCGACTGGCATTCCCGCTCTGGGTTACAAAACCCGCAATCGCAAGAAGGCCAGCGGCAAGTTAATCGTGCGCGGTCGCAAGCGCGGCAAGTCCACCCGTTAA
- a CDS encoding histone deacetylase — protein MPVPIVYHSDYVAPLPDGHRFPMPKFQRLFEMLQQEGIARQGYCFEPEMPSRECLQLVHDPDYVAAYCDGRLDDKAMRRIGLPWSESVVRRTCRAIGGTILTARLALDRGLACNTAGGTHHAFPDYGSGFCIFNDLAVATRVLQRRQLARRILIVDLDVHQGDGTAVIFHNDPSVFTFSMHCQDNFPGTKQQSSLDVPLPVGMEDEDYLQTLAAYLPDVLADFKPDLVLFDAGVDPHVDDRLGKLALTDTGIYRREMQVLNTCVGAGYPVAAVIGGGYASDIASLVYRHSLLHRAADEVCRHYGL, from the coding sequence ATGCCTGTTCCCATCGTCTACCATTCCGACTACGTTGCGCCGCTGCCGGACGGCCATCGCTTTCCCATGCCCAAGTTCCAGCGGTTGTTCGAGATGTTGCAGCAGGAGGGCATCGCGCGTCAGGGATACTGTTTTGAACCGGAGATGCCCAGCCGCGAGTGCTTGCAACTGGTGCACGATCCTGATTATGTGGCGGCTTATTGCGACGGCAGGCTCGACGATAAAGCGATGCGCCGTATTGGTTTGCCCTGGAGCGAGTCGGTGGTGCGGCGCACTTGTCGGGCGATCGGAGGCACGATCCTCACCGCTCGACTGGCCCTCGATCGCGGTCTTGCTTGTAACACGGCTGGGGGCACCCATCATGCGTTTCCAGACTATGGGTCGGGCTTTTGTATTTTCAACGATCTGGCGGTGGCGACGCGGGTGTTGCAACGGCGGCAGTTGGCTCGACGGATTTTGATTGTGGATTTAGATGTGCATCAGGGAGATGGTACCGCCGTTATTTTTCACAACGACCCCAGCGTATTTACGTTTTCGATGCACTGCCAAGACAATTTTCCCGGCACTAAACAGCAAAGCTCATTGGATGTGCCGCTACCGGTGGGAATGGAGGATGAAGACTACCTACAGACGCTGGCAGCCTATTTGCCGGATGTGTTGGCCGATTTCAAGCCCGATCTCGTTTTGTTCGATGCGGGAGTCGATCCCCATGTAGACGATCGCCTCGGCAAACTAGCTCTCACCGATACCGGCATCTATCGTCGCGAAATGCAGGTATTAAACACCTGTGTGGGGGCTGGCTATCCGGTAGCAGCAGTGATTGGGGGCGGCTATGCCAGCGATATCGCATCGTTAGTATATCGTCACTCGCTGTTGCATCGAGCAGCTGACGAGGTGTGTCGCCACTATGGCTTGTGA
- the rpsS gene encoding 30S ribosomal protein S19: MPRSLKKGPFVAASLLEKIDAMNARGDKQVIKTWSRASTIIPQMIGHTIAVHNGRQHVPVYVTEQMVGHKLGEFSITRTYRGHASDKKVSRR, from the coding sequence ATGCCTCGTTCGCTCAAAAAAGGTCCATTCGTTGCTGCATCCCTGCTCGAAAAGATAGATGCAATGAATGCGCGCGGCGACAAACAAGTGATTAAAACTTGGTCCCGTGCCTCCACCATCATTCCCCAGATGATCGGCCATACCATTGCCGTTCACAACGGCAGGCAGCACGTTCCCGTGTATGTGACCGAACAAATGGTGGGCCACAAGCTGGGCGAATTTTCCATCACCCGCACCTATCGCGGGCACGCCTCCGACAAGAAAGTTTCGCGCCGCTAA
- the rplD gene encoding 50S ribosomal protein L4 — protein MATCTIKDWQGEAAGETELDLAVASAESANHIVYLALRRQMANRRQANAHSKTRAEVRGGGRKPWRQKGTGRARAGSIRSPLWRKGGVIFGPRNERNYSLNMNRKERRLALRTALQSRSDDLIVVEDFSDKLAQPKTKEVVQALERWGVGRDQSALIIVAEKDENVYRAARNIARAKLITANNLNVFDLLNVDWIVATAPALDRIREVYSDSK, from the coding sequence ATGGCAACTTGTACCATCAAAGATTGGCAAGGCGAGGCGGCTGGCGAGACCGAGCTGGATTTGGCCGTTGCCTCGGCAGAAAGTGCCAACCACATTGTTTATCTAGCCCTGCGCCGCCAAATGGCCAATCGCCGTCAGGCTAACGCCCATTCCAAAACCCGCGCGGAAGTGCGAGGGGGCGGTCGCAAGCCTTGGCGTCAAAAGGGCACGGGTCGAGCCCGCGCTGGCTCTATCCGGTCGCCACTGTGGCGGAAAGGGGGGGTCATCTTCGGTCCCCGCAACGAGCGCAACTACAGCCTCAACATGAACCGCAAAGAGCGTCGTCTCGCCCTGCGTACCGCCCTGCAAAGCCGCAGCGACGACCTGATTGTGGTAGAGGATTTTTCCGATAAGCTGGCTCAACCCAAGACGAAAGAAGTGGTCCAGGCCCTAGAGCGCTGGGGGGTGGGTCGGGATCAGTCCGCTCTCATCATTGTGGCCGAGAAAGATGAAAACGTTTATCGGGCAGCCCGCAACATTGCCCGTGCCAAGCTCATCACCGCCAATAATCTCAACGTGTTTGACTTGCTCAACGTCGATTGGATTGTGGCCACCGCTCCTGCACTCGATCGCATTCGGGAGGTCTACAGTGACTCAAAGTAA
- the rplN gene encoding 50S ribosomal protein L14, whose amino-acid sequence MIQQETMLNVADNTGARRIQCIRVPGSTGRRYAHVGDVIVAVVKDAAPNMPVKKSDVVKAVVVRTVKSIRRPNGMTIRFDDNAAVLINPDQNPRGTRVFGPVARELREKNFTKIVSLAPEVL is encoded by the coding sequence ATGATCCAGCAGGAAACCATGCTCAATGTGGCGGACAACACGGGCGCTCGGCGCATCCAGTGCATCCGCGTTCCGGGCAGTACCGGTCGTCGCTACGCCCATGTGGGCGATGTGATCGTGGCGGTGGTTAAAGACGCTGCCCCCAATATGCCGGTGAAAAAGTCGGATGTGGTCAAAGCCGTGGTGGTGCGGACCGTCAAGTCGATTCGCCGCCCGAACGGCATGACGATTCGGTTTGACGACAACGCTGCCGTCCTGATCAACCCCGACCAAAACCCTCGCGGCACCCGCGTCTTCGGTCCGGTGGCCCGAGAGTTGCGGGAGAAGAACTTCACCAAGATCGTCTCGCTCGCTCCGGAGGTTCTGTAA
- the rpsE gene encoding 30S ribosomal protein S5 yields the protein MAERRSRKKSRETREASEWQERVVQIRRVTKVVKGGKSLSFRAVVVVGNEKGQAGVGVGKANDVIGAVRKAVADGKKHLITVPLTSSQSLPHRMTGEAGGARVLVMPAAPGTGVIAGGAVRTVLELAGVRNALAKQLGSSNPLNNARATIDALSLLRTFGSVAEERGIEVSRLYSV from the coding sequence ATGGCTGAACGTCGCAGTAGAAAAAAGAGTCGCGAGACCCGCGAAGCTTCCGAATGGCAGGAGCGAGTGGTGCAAATTCGCCGCGTCACCAAGGTGGTCAAGGGGGGTAAGTCCCTCAGCTTCCGCGCTGTGGTGGTGGTGGGTAACGAGAAGGGCCAAGCGGGCGTTGGCGTCGGCAAGGCAAACGACGTGATCGGAGCCGTGCGCAAAGCCGTGGCGGATGGCAAAAAGCACTTGATAACCGTGCCCCTCACCTCCAGCCAATCGCTGCCCCACCGCATGACGGGAGAAGCAGGTGGCGCTCGCGTCTTGGTCATGCCAGCCGCCCCCGGTACCGGCGTGATTGCGGGCGGTGCCGTTCGCACTGTGTTGGAGTTGGCTGGCGTGCGCAATGCTTTAGCCAAACAATTGGGTTCCAGCAACCCCCTCAACAATGCCCGGGCCACTATCGATGCCTTGAGTCTGTTGCGGACCTTCGGCTCTGTGGCAGAAGAGCGCGGCATTGAGGTGTCCAGGCTATACAGCGTTTAG
- the rplP gene encoding 50S ribosomal protein L16 has protein sequence MLSPKRTKFRKQQRGRMRGKATRGNKVSFGEFGLAATEPSWITSRQIEAARRAMTRSVRRGGKIWIRIFPDKPVTMRAAETRMGSGKGNPEFWVAVVKPGRIMFEMGGISESVAREAMRLAAQKLPIKTKFVVRETPVEGSAAAEPSTEDGGN, from the coding sequence ATGTTAAGTCCCAAGCGCACAAAATTTCGCAAGCAACAGCGAGGCCGCATGAGGGGTAAAGCCACTCGCGGCAACAAGGTTAGCTTTGGCGAATTTGGCCTCGCGGCCACCGAGCCTTCTTGGATTACCTCCCGCCAAATTGAGGCAGCCCGTCGAGCCATGACTCGATCGGTGCGTCGCGGCGGTAAAATCTGGATTCGGATTTTTCCCGACAAACCCGTGACGATGCGCGCGGCTGAAACCCGGATGGGTTCCGGTAAAGGGAATCCTGAATTTTGGGTGGCGGTGGTCAAGCCCGGTCGCATCATGTTCGAGATGGGGGGCATATCTGAGTCTGTGGCGAGAGAAGCGATGCGGCTGGCGGCCCAAAAGTTGCCGATTAAAACCAAGTTTGTGGTGCGCGAGACCCCAGTTGAGGGAAGCGCTGCTGCCGAACCTTCTACCGAGGATGGAGGTAACTAG
- a CDS encoding rhodanese-like domain-containing protein, with translation MQSLPQVSIEEFCELVRAVEVGQLQLIDVREVQELAIANLNDLGFRNYPLSAYDQWSETILDELAPALPTYVMCHHGMRSAQMTAWLIQQGFTDVSNISGGIAAWSERIDPTLPQY, from the coding sequence ATGCAATCTCTCCCTCAAGTCTCGATCGAAGAATTTTGCGAGCTTGTCCGTGCAGTAGAAGTCGGCCAATTGCAATTGATTGACGTGCGCGAAGTGCAGGAGTTGGCGATCGCCAATTTGAACGATCTGGGGTTTCGCAATTACCCGTTGAGTGCTTACGACCAATGGAGCGAAACCATCCTGGACGAGCTCGCACCCGCCCTGCCCACCTACGTTATGTGCCACCACGGCATGCGCTCGGCCCAGATGACCGCTTGGCTGATTCAGCAAGGGTTTACCGACGTGAGTAATATTAGTGGCGGCATTGCCGCTTGGTCGGAGAGAATCGATCCCACTCTGCCTCAATACTGA
- a CDS encoding 50S ribosomal protein L23, with the protein MTQSKRRLADVLIRPIITEKTSQLMEESKYTFEVQDTATKPLIRYAVEEMFGVRVTAVNTYKPANKKRRLGRSTGFRVRHKRAVVTLASGDSIALFPDV; encoded by the coding sequence GTGACTCAAAGTAAGCGCCGGTTGGCGGACGTGCTCATCCGCCCCATCATCACCGAAAAAACCAGCCAGTTAATGGAAGAGAGCAAATACACCTTTGAGGTGCAAGACACTGCCACCAAGCCTCTGATTCGGTATGCCGTCGAAGAAATGTTCGGCGTTCGCGTCACGGCAGTCAACACCTACAAGCCCGCCAATAAAAAGCGCCGCCTCGGTCGCAGCACGGGCTTTCGAGTTCGTCACAAGCGAGCGGTCGTCACCCTCGCCAGCGGCGATTCTATCGCCTTGTTCCCCGACGTTTAA
- the rplX gene encoding 50S ribosomal protein L24 — MARKLKRSQIAALAKQPGIRAHRNSLRYKMKVKKGDTVQVIAGSDKGTVSEILFTLPARNMVVVDGVNIRTRHIKPQREGESGRIETSEAPIHVSNVMAYSKKEEVASKIAYTFTPEGRKVRMLKKTGEILD, encoded by the coding sequence ATGGCCCGCAAACTCAAGCGCAGCCAAATTGCTGCCCTAGCCAAGCAGCCAGGTATTCGCGCCCATCGCAATTCCCTGCGCTACAAGATGAAAGTCAAAAAGGGCGATACCGTTCAGGTGATTGCCGGCAGCGACAAAGGCACTGTTAGCGAAATTCTATTTACCCTGCCCGCCAGAAATATGGTGGTGGTGGACGGCGTCAACATCCGCACCCGCCACATCAAGCCGCAGCGGGAAGGGGAAAGCGGTCGGATTGAAACCAGCGAAGCTCCCATTCACGTCTCTAATGTGATGGCTTATTCCAAAAAGGAAGAAGTGGCGAGCAAGATTGCTTATACCTTCACCCCCGAAGGGCGCAAGGTGCGCATGCTGAAGAAAACTGGCGAAATCCTCGACTAA
- the rpmC gene encoding 50S ribosomal protein L29, with product MPMPNIEEARALSDEELSDEILAVKKELFELRLQKATRQLEKPHQIKLAKHRLGQLMTVEGERSRTKANAVDS from the coding sequence ATGCCGATGCCCAACATCGAAGAGGCTCGCGCTCTCTCTGACGAGGAACTGAGTGACGAAATTCTGGCGGTGAAAAAAGAGTTATTTGAGCTTCGCTTGCAAAAAGCCACCCGCCAACTGGAAAAGCCCCACCAAATCAAGTTAGCCAAGCACCGTCTGGGCCAACTGATGACGGTTGAGGGCGAACGCTCCAGAACGAAAGCTAATGCAGTGGATTCTTAA
- the rplF gene encoding 50S ribosomal protein L6, with amino-acid sequence MSRIGKQPIPIPDKVTVKIEGQDVAVKGPKGELQRTIPAKVTVVLDGGEVKVAPVDSTRVGRQMHGLCRTLVANMVEGVSQGFEKRLEIQGVGYRAQAKGTTLVLNVGYSNPVEIPAPEGIQLAVEGNTNVIVTGIDKELVGNTAATIRAVRPPEPYKGKGIRYAGEYILRKAGKSGK; translated from the coding sequence GTGTCTCGTATTGGCAAGCAACCCATTCCCATTCCCGACAAAGTGACCGTCAAGATTGAGGGTCAGGATGTCGCGGTGAAAGGCCCTAAAGGGGAACTGCAGCGCACGATTCCAGCCAAAGTCACGGTGGTTCTCGACGGTGGCGAAGTCAAGGTCGCACCGGTTGACAGTACCCGCGTCGGTCGCCAAATGCACGGCCTTTGCCGCACGTTGGTGGCCAATATGGTTGAGGGGGTCTCGCAGGGATTTGAAAAGCGCTTGGAGATTCAGGGGGTGGGCTATCGCGCCCAAGCCAAAGGAACCACACTCGTTTTGAACGTCGGTTATAGCAACCCGGTGGAAATTCCCGCGCCCGAAGGCATTCAGTTGGCGGTTGAGGGCAACACCAACGTGATTGTGACCGGTATCGATAAAGAACTAGTGGGTAACACCGCCGCCACCATTCGTGCGGTTCGCCCCCCCGAACCCTACAAAGGCAAGGGCATCCGCTATGCCGGAGAGTACATCCTACGTAAAGCTGGCAAGTCTGGTAAATAA
- the rplO gene encoding 50S ribosomal protein L15, whose amino-acid sequence MRLNDLRPQAGATRRKRRLCRGISAGQGATGGKGMRGQKSRSGGGTRPGFEGGQMPLYRRLPKLKHFTIVNPKHFTIINVGDLNELEAGTEVSLESLLEAGILTASNGPLKILGDGDLSVELAVKAAAATKSAREKIEAAGGSLELI is encoded by the coding sequence ATGCGTTTGAATGACCTTCGTCCTCAAGCGGGTGCCACCCGCCGCAAGCGTCGCCTCTGTCGCGGCATCTCCGCCGGACAGGGTGCTACAGGCGGTAAAGGTATGCGCGGCCAAAAATCCCGTTCTGGCGGCGGGACTCGCCCTGGTTTTGAAGGGGGACAAATGCCCCTTTACCGGCGCTTGCCCAAGCTGAAGCACTTCACCATTGTCAACCCCAAGCACTTCACCATTATCAATGTGGGGGATCTGAACGAGCTGGAGGCGGGCACTGAAGTCAGTTTGGAGAGCTTGCTAGAGGCTGGCATTCTGACAGCATCTAATGGCCCACTCAAGATTTTGGGGGATGGCGATTTATCGGTCGAGCTCGCGGTGAAGGCGGCGGCGGCAACGAAGTCCGCTCGCGAGAAGATCGAAGCGGCTGGCGGCAGCCTCGAACTCATTTAG